One window of Aricia agestis chromosome 20, ilAriAges1.1, whole genome shotgun sequence genomic DNA carries:
- the LOC121737020 gene encoding uncharacterized protein LOC121737020 codes for MTRNQVINDPLAAIYNESYWRICRVSPMYNLQYSELQLKQYASTIRQILAINCISASTTKYNVVIENAEHLRYAENDPNSLMITVSTSQGSDKEKVVYTAILISWGQNVFVNNAVHLPYMLEHGEVKVGNEVKKRLQNMFDCNIKQYSFTEFQLLQFAFNFVESATSRSTDPFVFNYKTPQANFNDKITVTFEVGDVHAIWNSIQEENSTYAELIHLAYQILQNQLYVTTTLNISMFDLCDVILSKSEVKNTGVVKMKTPEIVNSVFTVLNEISLPYLLRETQETE; via the exons atgacGAGAAATCAAGTGATCAATGATCCCCTTGcag ccATATACAATGAATCTTACTGGCGCATATGCAGAGTATCTCCAATGTATAATTTGCAGTACAGTGAGTTACAGCTCAAACAATATGCTTCGACGATTCGACAAATTCTAGCCATTAATTGCATCTCAGCTTCGACTACAAAGTATAATGTTGTCATAGAAAATGCTGAACACCTCAGATACGCTGAAAATGACCCTAACAGCTTAATG attacaGTGTCTACTTCTCAAGGGAGTGACAAAGAAAAAGTGGTATATACAGCTATTCTAATTTCATGGGGTCAAAATGTATTTGTGAATAATGCTGTGCACTTACCATACATGTTGGAGCATGGAGAAGTAAAAGTTGGCAACGAAGTCAAGAAACGTCTGCAGAACATGTTTGACTGCAATATTAAGCAATACAGTTTTACAGAG TTTCAGTTACTACAATTTGCCTTCAATTTTGTTGAAAGTGCCACTTCACGGAGTACTGATCCGTTTGTGTTCAACTACAAAACTCCTCAAGCAAATTTTAATGACAAGATAACGGTAACATTTGAAGTAGGTGATGTACATGCAATATGGAACAG CATACAAGAGGAGAACAGCACATATGCAGAGCTTATTCACCTCGCTTATCAAATTCTCCAAAACCAATTATATGTGACAACAACTCTCAACATATCAATGTTTGATCTTTGTGATGTGATTCTATCAAAGTCAGAAGTTAAAAACACAGGAGTAGTTAAAATGAAGACACCGGAAATTGTTAATTCAGTATTTAcagttttaaatgaaatttcacTCCCATACCTTTTACGTGAAACCCAAGAGACagagtga